Proteins from a genomic interval of Cuculus canorus isolate bCucCan1 chromosome 19, bCucCan1.pri, whole genome shotgun sequence:
- the PRRC2B gene encoding protein PRRC2B isoform X4: MSDRLGQITKGKDGKSKYSTLSLFDKYKGKSIEAIRTTVIPRHGLQSLGKVATARRMPPPANLPSLKSENKGNDPNIIIVPKDGTGWANKQDQPDQKSSSATAAQLQELLPQQGLQKSVSNLQKPTQSISQESTNSVPGGPKSWAQLNGKPAGQEGGSRASSRLLSFSPEEFPTLKAAGEQDKVGKEKGALDPSYGPGPSLRPQNVTSWREGGGRNITSATSLTASPAELGSKTSSTGDGAPSSVSASDPKEPSLRPTQPIRKGASQFMGNVYQPPTYHDMLPAFMCPQQPSETPASLDRGSLPVPQLRLEPRVPFRQYQMNDQDGKENRLNLSRPTRPVRQQLERPPRPTIINAENLKGLDELDTDADDGWAGIHDEVDYSEKLKFSEDEEEEETLKDGRQKWNSWDPRRQRQLSLSSADSADVKHASEEGKTWSDSVGLSRPVRKVQDSQQPPRKLNGWSSASEYQKPTQGSVLRQQSVEDKEEKVPLRQKFVHSEISEAVERARRRREEEERRAREERLAACAAKLKQLDQKCKLAQKNGETQKHTENEDVRPPSTEKNAVQENGHAFQRAAPEFHTPDVSVGYLEEETPVPAAAAQTGSEEELREAPSPAQEFNKYQKSLPPRFQRQQQQQQQEQLYKMQHWQPQQVYPPPSHSHPQRTFYPPHPQMLGFDPRWMMMPSYMDPRMAQSRTPVDFYPSALHPSGIMKPMIQQDTIGGSSCRSEDQNCQAGQVERKTVPLDSVPVWGQESYTSLQNKGYSLSHQKQSDAVEGVHARNDSYSASAGRLESLSIQRDLFEERGEEYLNGFDKKAQADFDSCLSSQRMGQDLLFQHQETVQETCPAGNRHANLRCSPLEPDFIQAEKKPEYNGWDISHHKKPAETAVEVAEEAPRDEQTFSADPWKKEGANNKQPTEESTEWAPDNRNAGGQHQEQMGRTRRSGPIKKPVLKALKVEEKEKEMEKVKLEGEDTSRPLKEKVAVQKVENESDDSAALLNSTRYLLDGKGSSQATLAREAEKSQEEEEEEEEEEKPERTWENKLPRESSDLPPTKRNNWIFIDEEQAFGGRGQGRGRGRGFREFTFRGRGTVVGSRGVYNNQRSSRGRGLREFSQPEDFPRGKPRRRIASETHSEGSEYEELPKRRRQRGSENSNEGSLLDREDSDLKKGDFKESWRSNKIYSDDHTSLDPKMRAPRAFGRSLPPRLSNSGYGRRGFMGKEPTQWQGRSGGGGWQEYSHTSPSDTFGSRQQSDRDYIQDSYKHVDSFSSRVFDENHLDDKRHFFQEDYSADQENIENRPFRRRRPPRQDKPPRFRRLRQERESVGQWNPEEGGPNLLPSQWPGRPKLTTMEKSSISGRRSPELSYQNSSDHANEEWETASESSDFSERRERRDGVSENEGQLESGLGSGSLGEKRELAKRSFSSQRPLVDRQSRKAEPAGFVEQSVRTGVGAASRYESQQNGTLIKSKRSPEEGGSLGNTSGGSSHSIYSLDRASHANSESAEGQGKKPEKEPKSTIQRTSEKGEALSQFELSYGSTIIDNRVSNTAEESEVGSMAGEGFIEVLTKKQRRLLEEERRKKEQAAQAPAKARVLQSRIPPRFAKKQNSLCLEQSDVTVSGNSLGTEIWESNSPALSVQSPGSDSWSKPVNTFNGTESSAAEGFKGSQGDSGIDLSAESRESSATSSQRSSPYGTLKPEEMNGAGLVDTKPDCQKEQVQKQSDKKDSDQGSGQNKEHKPGPIGNERSLKNRKGSEGTERLEGNIPPVNGVEIHVDSVLPVPPIEFGVNPKDSDFSLPPGSASGAAANPVTKLQDALASNAGLAQSIPILRRDHHLQRCIGLNPMSFPTADLTLKMESARKAWENSPSLPEQNSPGGSGSGIQPPSSVGASNGVSYSSFGGVSMPPMPVASVAPSASIPGNHIPPLYLDGHVFASQPRLVPQTIPQQQSYQQAAAAQQIPISLHTSLQAQAQLGLRGGLPVSQSQEMYSSIQPFRSQVYMHPSLSQPSTMVLTGGTALKPPYSAFPGMQPLEVVKTQSGPPYQPMNGSQTLVYEGQINQAAGMGASQMMDSQLTQLTMPVPGSQLPLPRYGSGQQPLILPQSIQLPQGQNLPIGAPRRILPPGSQPSVLAPSRESSQMEMKGFHFSDGKQNMSSGGSIPSPHTYRPSSASPSGKPSGPAVSMGSVQGHYVQQAKQRVDENKANLGAVKLQETASTNQMKPVRTGAIKPQAVKVEESKA, encoded by the exons TTATTCCTAGACATGGCTTACAGAGTCTTGGGAAAGTTGCTACTGCCCGGCGCATGCCACCTCCTGCAAACTTGCCTAGCTTGAAGTCTGAGAACAAAGGAAACGACCCCAACATCATTATAGTACCCAAGGACGGTACAGGATGGGCAAACAAGCAGGATCAGCCAGACCAAAAGAG TTCCAGTGCGACGGCTGCACAGCTGCAGGAGTTGCTGCCGCAGCAGGGTTTGCAGAAATCTGTCTCCAATTTACAGAAGCCGACACAGTCAATCAGTCAGGAG agtacAAATTCAGTGCCAGGTGGACCAAAGTCATGGGCACAGCTGAATGGAAAGCCAGCAGGACAAGAAGGTG GTTCAAGGGCCTCAAGCCGACTGTTATCCTTCTCTCCCGAGGAATTTCCGACGCTGAAAGCAGCTGGCGAGCAGGACAAGGTTGGCAAAGAAAAGGGCGCCTTAGATCCGTCGTATGGGCCAGGACCAAGCCTCCGCCCCCAGA ATGTCACCAGTTGGAGGGAGGGCGGTGGGAGGAACATCACCTCTGCCACATCTCTGACCGCCTCCCCTGCTGAGCTGGGCAGCAAGACCTCCAGCACCGGAGACGGAGCCCCCTCCTCAGTGAGTGCCAGTGATCCGAAGGAGCCGTCTCTCCGCCCAACTCAACCTATCCGCAAAGGGGCTTCGCAGTTCATGGGAAATGTCTACCAACCACCTACATACCATGACATGCTACCTGCTTTC ATGTGTCCGCAACAGCCGTCTGAGACCCCTGCATCGCTGGACCGAGGGTCTTTACCCGTTCCTCAGCTTCGGCTTGAGCCGCGGGTACCTTTCAGACAATACCAGATGAATGATCAAGATGG AAAAGAGAACAGACTTAACCTGTCTCGCCCAACACGTCCAGTTCGACAGCAGCTAGAGAGACCACCTCGGCCCACCATTATCAATGCAGAGAATCTAAAGGGGCTGGATGAACTAGACACCGATGCAGATGACGGATGGGCAG GCATTCATGATGAAGTGGATTACTCTGAGAAATTAAAGTTTAgtgaagatgaggaagaggaagaaactcTTAAAGATGGACGACAGAAGTG GAACAGCTGGGATCCCAGAAGGCAGCGACAGTTGTCCCTGAGCTCCGCAGACAGTGCAGATGTCAAACACGcctcagaggaaggaaaaacttgGAGTGACTCAGTTGGCTTGTCCCGGCCTGTCCGGAAAGTGCAGGATTCACAGCAGCCTCCAAGGAAGCTGAATGGCTGGAGCTCTGCATCTGAATACCAG AAGCCGACACAGGGAAGTGTTCTCAGACAGCAGTCCGTGgaggataaagaagaaaaggtgcCACTGAGACAGAAATTTGTGCACTCTGAGATCTCGGAGGCTGTTGAAAGAGCCAGGAGGCgacgggaggaggaggagcggcGAGCCAGGGAGGAGCGTctggcagcctgtgctgcaaAGCTGAAGCAACTTGATCAGAAATGCAAACTGGCTCAGAAAAATGGGGAGACccagaaacacacagagaatgAAGACGTGCGACCCCCAAGCACAGAGAAGAATGCTGTGCAAGAGAACGGTCATGCTTTCCAGAGAG cagcccCTGAGTTTCACACCCCAGATGTCTCTGTTGGCTATCTGGAAGAGGAGACTCCTGTCCCAGCGGCAGCAGCCCAGACAGGCAGTGAGGAGGAGCTCAGAGAagctccctccccagcacaagAATTCAACAAATACCAGAAGTCTCTTCCCCCACGAttccagaggcagcagcagcaacagcagcag GAGCAACTGTACAAGATGCAGCACTGGCAGCCACAGCAAGTCTATCCTCCCCCATCACATTCCCATCCCCAACGGACATTCTACCCACCACACCCTCAGATGCTTGGCTTTGATCCTCGCTGGATGATGATGCCCTCTTATATGGACCCTCGCATGGCCCAGAGCCGCACCCCCGTGGATTTCTACCCTTCAGCCCTTCACCCTTCAG GAATTATGAAGCCTATGATTCAGCAGGACACCATCGGTGGGAGCAGCTGTCGGTCTGAAGATCAGAACTGTCAGGCAGGGcaagtggaaaggaaaactgttcCCTTGGATTCTGTACCAGTGTGGGGCCAGGAGAGCTACACATCTCTGCAAAACAAAGGGTACTCCCTGTCCCACCAGAAACAGTCTGATGCTGTGGAGGGAGTGCATGCCAG GAATGACAGTTACTCTGCTTCTGCTGGAAGGCTGGAGAGTCTGAGCATCCAGCGAGATCTCTttgaggagagaggggaggagtACTTGAATGGTTTTGACAAGAAAGCCCAAGCAGACTTTGACAGCTGCCTGTCTTCTCAGAGGATGGGCCAAGATCTCTTGTTTCAGCATCAGGAGACAGTGCAGGAAACCTGTCCTGCTGGCAACCGCCATGCAAACTTGAGATGTTCACCCCTAGAACCTGATTTTATCCAAGCGGAGAAGAAGCCTGAATATAATGGCTGGGATATCAGCCACCATAAGAAACCTGCAGAGACTGCAGTGGAAGTTGCCGAAGAAGCACCCAGGGATGAGCAAACATTCAGTGCTGACCcatggaagaaagaaggagcTAACAACAAACAGCCCACGGAAGAATCAACAGAGTGGGCTCCAGACAACCGGAACGCCGGTGGTCAGCACCAGGAGCAGATGGGGAGGACACGCCGATCAGGCCCAATTAAAAAACCAGTCCTGAAAGCCCTAAAggtggaagagaaggagaaggagatggagaaggttAAACTGGAGGGAGAGGACACCTCACGCCCGCTGAAGGAGAAAGTGGCTGTTCAGAAAGTGGAAAATGAGTCAGATGATTCTGCAGCCTTACTGAACTCTACACGTTACCTGCTGGATGGCAAAGGTTCTTCCCAAGCCACACTTGCCCGAGAAGCCGAGAAATCccaagaggaagaggaggaagaagaggaggaagagaagccaGAAAGAACCTGGGAGAACAAACTACCTAGAGAGTCCAGTGATCTCCCTCctacaaaaagaaacaactggATCTTCATTGATGAGGAACAAGCCTTTGGTGGGAGAGGTCAAGGGCGTGGGCGAGGGAGAGGCTTCAGGGAGTTCACTTTCAGAGGCCGAGGCACTGTTGTGGGCAGCCGGGGAGTCTATAACAACCAGCGGAGCAGCCGAGGGCGAGGGCTTCGGGAGTTCAGCCAGCCAGAGGACTTCCCCAGAGGCAAGCCAAGGCGCCGGATTGCAAGTGAGACACACAGTGAAGGGTCAGAATACGAGGAGCTCCCCAAGCGTCGCCGGCAGAGGGGCTCAGAAAACAGCAATGAAGGCTCTTTGCTGGATAGGGAGGACAGTGATTTGAAAAAGGGAGATTTCAAAGAGTCCTGGAGGTCCAACAAAATCTATTCAGATGATCACACTAGTCTGGATCCTAAGATGAGGGCTCCGAGAGCTTTTGGGAGATCACTGCCGCCAAGACTGAGCAACTCTGGCTATGGGAGAAGGGGTTTCATGGGTAAGGAGCCCACCCAGTGGCAAGGCAGGAGTGGGGGAGGAGGGTGGCAGGAGTACAGCCACACTTCTCCATCCGACACTTTTGGGAGCAGGCAGCAGTCCGACAGGGACTACATTCAGGATTCTTATAAACATGTGGATTCCTTCTCCAGCCGTGTTTTTGATGAGAATCATCTGGATGACAAAAGGCACTTTTTCCAGGAGGATTACTCAGCGGATCAGGAGAACATAGAGAACAGGCCATTCAGGAGGCGGCGTCCTCCCCGCCAAGACAAGCCCCCACGATTCAGGCGCCTCAGGCAAGAGAGGGAATCGGTTGGCCAGTGGAACCCTGAGGAGGGAGGCCCCAACCTGCTGCCCAGCCAGTGGCCTGGAAGGCCCAAGCTGACCACcatggagaagagcagcatCTCTGGCAGACGATCTCCTGAGCTGTCGTACCAGAACTCATCAGACCATGCCAACGAGGAGTGGGAGACAGCATCTGAAAGCAGTGACTTCAGCGAGCGGCGGGAGAGGCGAGATGGAGTTTCAGAGAATGAAGGCCAGCTGGAAAGTGGCCTCGGGAGTGGGAGCttgggagagaagagggagctaGCAAAGCGGAGCTTCTCAAGCCAAAGGCCACTTGTTGACAGGCAGAGCCGCAAGGCCGAGCCAGCAGGGTTTGTCGAGCAGTCTGTCAGGACTGGTGTAGGAGCAGCTTCCAGATACGAGAGCCAGCAGAATGGGACACTGATAAAAAGCAAAAG ATCTCCAGAAGAAGGAGGGAGTCTTGGCAACACCAGTGGTGGGAGCAGCCATTCCATTTACAGCTTGGATAGGGCTTCCCATGCCAACTCAGAAAGTGCTGAGGGGCAGGGTAAAAAGCCAGAGAAGGAGCCCAAATCCACCATACAAAGAACAAGCGAGAAGGGAGAGGCCTTGTCACAGTTTGAACTGAGTTATGGAA GTACCATCATCGATAACAGAGTGTCGAATACAGCAGAGGAGAGTGAAGTAGGTTCTATGGCAGGTGAAGGCTTTATTGAGGTTCTTACTAAAAAGCAGCGTCGTTTGCTGGAAGAGGAGCGAAGGAAGaaggaacaggctgctcag GCACCAGCTAAGGCCCGCGTCCTTCAGTCTCGCATTCCTCCTCGATTTGCTAAGAAGCAGAACAGCTTGTGCTTGGAGCAAAGCGATGTAACGGTGTCTGGAAACAGCCTGGGCACAGAGATCTGGGAGAGCAACAGCCCAG ctctttcCGTTCAGTCTCCTGGCAGTGATTCCTGGAGCAAGCCTGTAAATACCTTTAATGGTACTGAATCCAGCGCCGCTGAG GGTTTTAAAGGCAGCCAGGGGGATAGTGGCATTGACTTGAGCGCGGAGTCTCGGGAATCCTCCGCTACCTCCTCTCAGCGCAGTTCTCCATATGGCACCCTCAAACCAGAGGAGATGAATGGGGCTGGCCTGGTGGACACAAAGCCTGACTGCCAGAAGGAGCAAGTGCAGAAGCAATCTGATAAAAAG GATTCAGATCAAGGCTCAGGACAGAACAAGGAACACAAGCCTGGACCAATCGGCAACGAACGctccctgaaaaacagaaagggtTCGGAGGGAACGGAACGGCTGGAAGGGAATATTCCCCCTGTTAATGGGGTGGAAATTCACGTGGATTCTGTACTTCCTGTGCCACCCATTGAATTTGGAGTAAATCCTAAA gaCTCTGACTTCAGCTTGCCACCTGGTTCTGCCTCTGGTGCTGCAGCAAACCCTGTCACCAAATTGCAGGATGCCTTGGCCAGTAAt GCAGGGTTAGCGCAGTCCATTCCCATTCTGAGAAGAGATCACCACCTCCAGCGGTGCATCGGCCTGAACCCAATGTCCTTCCCCACTGCAGACCTTACACTTAAG ATGGAGTCTGCTCGTAAAGCTTGGGAAAACTCTCCTAGTTTACCAGAACAGAACTCCCCAGGAGGCTCAGGCTCAGGCATCCAGCCTCCTTCCAGTGTTGGAGCTTCCAATGGTGTCAGCTACAGCTCTTTTGGTGGAGTTTCTATGCCTCCTATGCCTGTGGCGTCTGTAGCACCTTCTGCATCTATTCCAG GTAACCATATTCCACCCTTGTATCTGGATGGCCACGTGTTTGCAAGTCAGCCCCGCCTGGTCCCTCAGACGATACCTCAGCAGCAAAGCTACCAACAG gctgctgctgctcagcagatTCCCATTTCCCTCCACACTTCCTTACAGGCCCAAGCTCAGCTTGGGCTGAGGGGTGGTCTGCCTGTTTCCCAGTCCCAGGAGATGTACAGCTCCATACAGCCCTTCAG gtcTCAGGTGTATATGCACCCCAGTCTgtctcagcccagcaccatGGTCCTGACAGGAGGCACTGCTCTGAAGCCTCCGTATTCCGCCTTCCCAGGCATGCAGCCCTTGGAGGTGGTGAAAACTCAGTCTGGGCCCCCCTATCAGCCCATGAATGGAAGCCAGACACTGGTTTATGAAGGCCAGATAAACCAGGCGGCTGGTATGGGAGCTTCCCAGATGATGGACTCTCAGCTTACGCAG CTAACAATGCCTGTGCCTGGCTCCCAGCTTCCTCTGCCTCGCTATGGTTCTGGCCAGCAGCCGCTGATTCTACCACAGTCCATCCAGCTTCCTCAGGGGCAGAACCTGCCCATAGGAGCCCCTCGAAGAATCCTCCCTCCTGGATCTCAGCCTTCTGTTCTTGCTCCCAGCAGGGAG TCCTCCCAAATGGAAATGAAAGGGTTTCATTTCTCCGATGGTAAACAGAATATGTCCTCTGGAGGGTCTATACCATCACCACACACATACAG GCCTAGCTCTGCCAGCCCAAGCGGGAAGCCCTCGGGACCAGCAGTTAGTATGGGCTCTGTGCAAGGACACTACGTCCAACAG GCAAAACAGCGGGTGGATGAAAATAAAGCCAACCTGGGAGCAGTAAAGCTGCAAGAAACAGCCTCCACAAACCAGATGAAGCCAGTGCGCACAGGAGCGATCAAACCTCAGGCAGTCAAAGTGGAGGAAAGCAAGGCCTAG